From the Defluviitalea raffinosedens genome, one window contains:
- a CDS encoding methionine ABC transporter permease — protein sequence MSLLDTPIWEVIKASFSPQIWARLAPAILETLYMTVLSSIIMLVFGLILGILLTVANPDGLVPMKILYTGSGWLINCLRSLPQMIMIILMIPVARFFFGKSYGTNACIIAVAASCIPMYARIVESSLLEISKGKIEAAKSIGSTNFQIIFRILLPETLPSLIRGFTVAVIAVVSMTALAGMFGAGGIGDIAVRFGYQRFQHDVLFASVYVLIVLVQVIQWTGNFISKQILKKRNLI from the coding sequence ATGAGCTTACTCGATACGCCCATTTGGGAAGTCATAAAAGCTTCGTTTTCACCACAAATATGGGCGCGGCTGGCACCAGCGATTTTGGAAACTTTGTATATGACGGTATTATCTTCGATTATTATGCTGGTCTTTGGACTCATATTAGGAATTTTATTAACTGTAGCAAATCCGGATGGATTGGTGCCTATGAAAATTTTATACACTGGATCAGGCTGGCTGATCAATTGTCTGCGTTCTTTGCCACAAATGATCATGATTATTCTTATGATTCCGGTTGCAAGATTTTTCTTTGGCAAATCCTATGGTACGAATGCATGTATTATCGCTGTTGCTGCCAGTTGTATCCCTATGTATGCGCGTATTGTAGAAAGCAGTTTGCTGGAAATTTCAAAAGGAAAGATAGAAGCAGCAAAATCCATTGGCAGCACTAATTTTCAAATTATATTTCGTATATTGCTTCCTGAGACCTTACCTTCTTTGATTCGTGGATTTACTGTAGCTGTCATTGCTGTTGTTTCCATGACTGCCCTTGCAGGAATGTTTGGGGCCGGAGGCATTGGAGACATTGCAGTACGTTTTGGTTACCAACGTTTTCAACATGATGTTTTGTTTGCGTCAGTCTATGTTTTAATTGTTTTAGTGCAAGTCATTCAATGGACTGGCAATTTTATATCCAAGCAAATCTTAAAAAAGAGAAATCTGATTTAA
- a CDS encoding 4Fe-4S binding protein, which translates to MKKWNEYLWIFSAVYMTLGFFSILFAWIGLICFITPLALSILGKGKIYCNSYCGRGQLFELLGGRLKLSSNRSIPAFIRSKWFRYGFLAFFMAMFGIMLFSTYLVFNGTNNLKEVVTLLWTIKLPWNWTNTSSVPPWVAQFAFGFYSVMLTSTILGLITMFLFKPRSWCVYCPMGTMTQGISILKYGKR; encoded by the coding sequence ATGAAGAAGTGGAATGAATACTTATGGATATTTTCTGCAGTATATATGACATTAGGTTTTTTTAGTATTTTGTTTGCCTGGATAGGTTTGATTTGCTTTATAACGCCATTAGCACTATCGATCCTGGGTAAGGGCAAGATATACTGCAACAGCTATTGTGGCAGGGGGCAGTTATTTGAATTGCTGGGAGGAAGGCTAAAGCTTTCTTCAAACCGTAGTATTCCTGCTTTTATTAGAAGTAAATGGTTCCGCTATGGTTTTTTGGCTTTTTTTATGGCTATGTTTGGGATTATGCTTTTCTCTACTTATTTAGTATTCAATGGAACGAATAATCTGAAAGAAGTGGTTACTCTTTTATGGACAATAAAACTCCCATGGAACTGGACCAACACCAGTTCAGTACCACCTTGGGTTGCCCAATTCGCTTTTGGATTTTATAGTGTTATGCTTACATCTACTATTTTGGGACTTATAACAATGTTTTTATTTAAACCCCGCTCATGGTGTGTTTACTGTCCCATGGGTACAATGACTCAGGGGATAAGTATATTAAAATACGGAAAAAGGTAA
- a CDS encoding iron-containing alcohol dehydrogenase, giving the protein MLGNFVYSNPTKIYFGDEALKGLNQELPKYGKKVMLIYGGGSIKKIGLYDEIIKILKENDKEIIEDPGVMPNPTVDKLYEGCKIAKDNDVDLILAVGGGSVCDYAKAVSASAHCDEDPWNKYFLRMEEVDNRIIPIGCVLTMVGTGSEMNGGSVITNTATKQKIGRVFDENVFPKFSILNPVYTFSVPQYQMVAGFFDIMSHILEQYFSGDDDNTSDYIMEGLIRSLIHSSRIAVKNPKDYEARSNIMWTSTWALNTLVEKGKSEDWMVHMIGQAIGGYTDATHGMTLSAVSMPYYRYIMPYGLHKFKRYAINVWNVNPEGKTDEEIAKEGLDRMEAYMREIGLVMNIRDLGVTEDMLEGIASNTFILTGGYKVLTHEEIIDILKSSM; this is encoded by the coding sequence ATGTTAGGAAATTTCGTTTATTCAAATCCTACTAAAATATATTTTGGAGATGAGGCTCTTAAAGGGTTAAATCAGGAATTGCCCAAGTATGGTAAAAAAGTTATGCTTATTTATGGGGGAGGTTCTATTAAGAAAATAGGACTTTACGATGAAATCATAAAAATCCTTAAAGAGAACGACAAAGAAATTATTGAGGATCCGGGAGTTATGCCTAATCCCACTGTGGATAAATTGTACGAAGGATGCAAGATTGCTAAAGACAATGATGTAGATTTAATCCTGGCTGTGGGCGGCGGTTCGGTATGCGATTATGCAAAAGCCGTATCGGCATCTGCACATTGTGATGAAGATCCATGGAATAAATATTTTTTACGAATGGAAGAGGTGGATAACAGAATCATCCCCATTGGCTGTGTTCTGACAATGGTTGGTACCGGCTCTGAAATGAACGGTGGTTCTGTGATTACCAATACGGCAACGAAGCAGAAAATCGGCCGTGTTTTTGATGAGAATGTTTTCCCGAAATTTTCAATATTAAATCCCGTATATACTTTTAGTGTGCCTCAATATCAGATGGTAGCAGGTTTTTTTGATATTATGTCCCATATCCTGGAGCAATATTTTTCCGGAGATGATGATAACACTTCGGACTACATAATGGAAGGATTGATAAGGTCCTTGATTCATAGTTCAAGGATAGCTGTTAAAAATCCTAAAGATTACGAAGCCAGAAGCAATATTATGTGGACTTCAACATGGGCCCTTAATACACTGGTTGAAAAAGGCAAATCCGAAGACTGGATGGTTCACATGATTGGGCAAGCTATCGGTGGCTATACCGATGCGACCCATGGAATGACTTTGTCCGCTGTTTCTATGCCTTATTATCGATACATTATGCCTTACGGACTTCATAAATTTAAACGCTATGCAATCAATGTCTGGAATGTCAATCCTGAAGGAAAAACGGATGAGGAGATTGCAAAGGAAGGGCTTGACCGCATGGAAGCCTATATGAGAGAAATTGGCCTTGTGATGAATATCAGAGATTTAGGGGTTACTGAAGATATGCTTGAAGGCATTGCATCCAATACTTTCATTTTAACAGGTGGATATAAAGTGCTGACCCATGAGGAAATCATTGACATCTTGAAATCCAGTATGTGA
- a CDS encoding ABC transporter ATP-binding protein: protein MKTNQIKSKKSIIIRLFKTILEFYPVMFPAVIIFIIFNAIISSIPAVFMQNIIALVEQNWQTGDWNGVKGKILSLVAVLAIFYVLSLASGFAYNQMMAILTQGTLKKFRIKMFNKMQTLPIKYVDTNNHGDIMSYYTNDIDTLRQLISQSFPQLLVSGITVMTVFGIMIYYCLWLTLVVIVGVIIMLFVTKKVGGGSAKYFIKQQKALGHLEGFIEEMMNGQKVIKVFCHEEESKADFDKINDSLFNDSRAANQYANILGPILNNIGNILYVFVAITGGILLITDVPNVSISGLAMGISIVVPFLNMTKQFVGNINQVSHQINAVVMGIAGAQRIYDLIDEEPEQDEGYVTLVNVREENGQLIECKERTGIWAWKHPHGDGSVTYTKLTGDVRLFNVDFEYEPGKTILHDVSLYAKPGQKVAFVGATGAGKTTITNLLNRFYDIADGKIRYDGININKIKKSDLRRAIGIVLQDTNLFTGTVMDNIRYGKLDATDEECIAAAKLVGADDFITRLPNGYHTMLTENGANLSQGQRQLISIARAAVADPPVMILDEATSSIDTRTEAIVQRGMDALMHGRTVFVIAHRLSTVKNSDVIIVLDHGRIIERGNHEELIAQKGQYYQLYTGAFELE, encoded by the coding sequence ATGAAAACTAATCAAATTAAAAGTAAAAAATCAATCATCATTCGCTTGTTCAAAACCATACTTGAGTTTTACCCGGTGATGTTCCCGGCTGTCATTATATTTATAATCTTTAACGCGATTATAAGCTCTATTCCTGCTGTATTTATGCAGAATATTATTGCACTTGTGGAGCAAAACTGGCAAACTGGCGACTGGAACGGGGTAAAAGGAAAAATATTATCTCTTGTTGCAGTATTAGCAATATTTTATGTATTGTCCCTTGCCAGTGGTTTTGCATATAACCAGATGATGGCAATCCTTACACAAGGAACTCTGAAAAAATTCCGTATAAAAATGTTTAATAAGATGCAAACTTTGCCAATCAAATATGTGGATACAAATAATCACGGGGATATCATGAGTTATTATACCAATGATATCGATACTTTACGCCAGTTGATTTCTCAGAGTTTTCCGCAGCTTTTGGTATCAGGCATTACAGTAATGACTGTTTTTGGAATTATGATTTACTACTGTCTGTGGTTAACCCTTGTTGTAATTGTTGGTGTTATTATAATGCTTTTTGTTACCAAAAAGGTTGGTGGCGGTTCTGCCAAATACTTTATAAAGCAGCAGAAAGCGCTAGGACATCTTGAAGGTTTTATAGAAGAAATGATGAATGGGCAAAAGGTTATCAAGGTTTTCTGTCATGAAGAAGAAAGTAAAGCAGATTTTGATAAGATTAATGATTCATTGTTTAATGACTCAAGAGCAGCAAACCAATATGCAAATATCCTTGGCCCAATTTTGAATAATATAGGTAATATCTTATATGTATTTGTTGCAATTACCGGTGGTATTTTATTAATCACTGATGTTCCGAATGTAAGTATTTCCGGCCTTGCCATGGGAATTAGCATAGTTGTTCCATTCCTGAACATGACAAAGCAGTTTGTCGGAAACATAAACCAGGTATCTCATCAGATCAATGCAGTTGTTATGGGAATTGCCGGTGCACAGCGTATTTATGATCTGATTGATGAAGAACCGGAGCAGGACGAAGGCTATGTAACTTTAGTAAATGTCCGAGAAGAAAATGGACAGCTTATTGAATGTAAAGAAAGAACAGGTATTTGGGCCTGGAAACATCCCCATGGTGATGGTTCCGTAACTTATACCAAACTAACTGGTGATGTGAGATTGTTCAATGTAGATTTCGAATATGAGCCAGGGAAAACCATTTTGCACGATGTAAGCCTTTATGCGAAGCCAGGACAAAAGGTTGCTTTCGTTGGCGCAACCGGTGCTGGAAAAACAACCATTACAAATCTGCTCAATCGATTCTATGATATTGCCGATGGCAAAATCCGATATGATGGCATTAATATCAACAAGATTAAAAAATCGGATCTTCGCCGTGCGATTGGAATAGTTCTCCAGGATACCAATCTTTTCACCGGTACTGTAATGGATAATATTCGTTATGGTAAACTGGATGCCACTGACGAAGAATGTATTGCAGCCGCAAAACTGGTTGGAGCAGATGATTTCATTACCCGTTTGCCTAATGGCTATCATACGATGCTTACTGAAAATGGTGCGAATCTCTCCCAGGGACAACGTCAGCTTATTTCCATTGCCAGAGCAGCGGTTGCAGACCCTCCGGTTATGATTTTGGATGAAGCAACCTCTTCTATTGATACAAGAACGGAAGCCATTGTTCAGCGTGGAATGGATGCATTGATGCATGGCAGAACAGTATTTGTCATTGCGCACCGCTTGTCCACAGTTAAAAACTCTGATGTGATTATCGTATTAGATCACGGCCGCATCATTGAACGGGGCAACCATGAAGAATTGATTGCTCAAAAAGGTCAGTACTATCAGTTGTATACTGGTGCTTTTGAGTTAGAATAA
- a CDS encoding arsenate reductase family protein yields MLFVYYPKCTTCQKAKKWLEENSIVFEERHIKEKNPSVEELKEWHKKSGLPLKKFFNTSGLLYKELKLKDKLPTMSEEEQYSLLASDGMLVKRPILIGDNFVLVGFKEADWKTALGIL; encoded by the coding sequence ATGTTATTTGTATATTATCCGAAATGCACTACTTGCCAGAAAGCTAAAAAGTGGCTGGAGGAAAATAGTATAGTTTTTGAAGAAAGGCATATTAAAGAAAAAAATCCATCTGTAGAGGAATTAAAGGAATGGCATAAAAAGAGTGGCTTGCCCTTAAAGAAGTTCTTTAATACCAGCGGTCTTTTGTATAAAGAACTGAAATTAAAGGACAAGCTTCCCACTATGAGTGAGGAGGAACAGTATAGTCTTCTGGCATCAGATGGTATGCTTGTGAAACGGCCCATTTTGATTGGTGATAATTTTGTTTTGGTTGGTTTTAAGGAAGCAGACTGGAAAACTGCCCTTGGGATTTTATAA
- a CDS encoding methionine ABC transporter ATP-binding protein, with the protein MINVTLNDRDILDGYIQISDLHKTFHTQGRSLQVLKGINLTVRKGEIFGIIGFSGAGKSTLVRCINRLETPDSGSIKVGGVDILKLSKKELLEARKKIGMVFQTFNLFEAKTVYQNIAYPLAISRIPKKEIKRRVLEAAELVGLSDKLNAYPGGLSGGQKQRVGIARALVNRPEILLCDEATSALDPQTTLQILDLLKEINHSTGITILMITHELDAIRYTCERMAVLEDAQIIEVGLVEDIFNNPHSRTGALFAKVYTELQRMPELVNGAGI; encoded by the coding sequence ATGATCAATGTGACGTTGAATGATCGGGACATTTTGGATGGATATATCCAGATTTCAGATTTGCATAAGACATTTCATACACAAGGCCGCTCTCTGCAAGTACTTAAAGGAATCAATTTAACAGTACGCAAAGGAGAAATATTTGGAATCATTGGATTCAGTGGAGCAGGAAAATCAACACTTGTCAGATGTATCAATCGGCTTGAAACGCCGGATTCAGGCAGTATCAAAGTGGGAGGTGTGGATATTCTTAAACTCTCAAAAAAGGAACTGCTGGAAGCAAGAAAAAAGATAGGTATGGTTTTTCAGACATTCAATTTATTTGAAGCTAAAACAGTTTATCAGAATATTGCATATCCGTTAGCAATCAGCAGAATTCCGAAAAAAGAAATAAAACGCAGAGTTTTGGAAGCAGCAGAACTAGTTGGTCTATCTGATAAACTGAATGCTTATCCGGGAGGACTGTCCGGAGGACAAAAACAGCGAGTGGGTATTGCGAGGGCATTGGTGAATCGGCCTGAAATTTTACTCTGTGATGAAGCCACCTCAGCCTTGGATCCCCAAACTACATTGCAGATTTTAGATTTACTTAAAGAAATCAACCACAGTACAGGGATTACCATTTTGATGATTACCCATGAACTGGATGCCATTCGATATACTTGCGAGCGAATGGCCGTTCTAGAAGATGCACAAATCATTGAAGTAGGACTGGTCGAAGATATTTTTAATAATCCTCATAGTCGCACAGGAGCTTTATTTGCAAAGGTCTATACGGAGCTTCAGCGAATGCCGGAACTCGTCAATGGAGCAGGAATTTAA
- a CDS encoding ATP-binding protein, which produces MNKAIVSQSECVACGVCKKVCSRQAITIFHGIYADVNEDLCIGCKKCEKACPASVIQVTEREVKA; this is translated from the coding sequence ATGAACAAAGCAATAGTAAGTCAATCAGAATGTGTAGCCTGTGGAGTTTGTAAAAAAGTTTGTTCCCGTCAAGCCATAACCATTTTTCATGGAATTTATGCAGATGTTAACGAAGATTTATGTATCGGATGCAAAAAGTGTGAGAAAGCCTGTCCTGCTTCGGTTATTCAAGTAACGGAAAGGGAGGTTAAAGCATGA
- a CDS encoding RrF2 family transcriptional regulator — MRISVKGRYALAAVIHMAQQYNVGKCITVISISEALGISKIYLEQVFSALKKGKIVASTKGAQGGYQLTSTPEEITVLDVLQTVEASLFEQTQETVFEKAPDIEKALQSSVFDVLDKNIKTTLSSITIADLVKDVEKYRLDNVLMFYI, encoded by the coding sequence ATGAGAATATCAGTAAAAGGACGATATGCTCTTGCAGCAGTAATCCATATGGCACAACAATATAATGTGGGGAAATGCATTACTGTAATCAGTATTTCTGAAGCATTAGGGATTTCTAAGATCTATCTGGAACAAGTATTTTCTGCTCTTAAAAAGGGAAAGATCGTTGCTTCTACCAAAGGAGCACAAGGCGGTTATCAATTAACAAGCACTCCCGAAGAGATCACAGTATTGGATGTTTTGCAGACTGTGGAAGCTTCTTTATTTGAACAAACTCAGGAGACAGTTTTTGAAAAAGCACCAGATATTGAGAAAGCTTTGCAGTCTTCTGTTTTTGATGTTTTGGATAAAAACATTAAAACAACATTAAGTTCAATCACTATAGCCGATCTAGTGAAGGATGTAGAAAAATATCGGTTGGATAATGTTCTAATGTTCTATATATAA
- a CDS encoding ABC transporter ATP-binding protein produces MEVVIECIIPFITAALVNEIKAGCGLNTIIKYGVLLILMAFFSLLFGGIAGSTSATAASGFAKNLRKDMFYSIQNYSFENIDKFLTSSLITRMTTDVTNVQNAYMMLIRVAVRAPLMLIFAFVMAFVMGGRMAWILLVVVPILAIGLGIVIYKTFPLFRKVFTKYDALNKSIQENIKGMRVVKSFVREDYEQQKFEAAAEDVCADFTKAERILALNGPLMQFCIYLVMIFVLSFGSYTIITSRGLDFDIGQFSALLTYNFMILSSLMMLSMVFVMITLAGESAKRIVEVLNEKSTLSNPENPVYTVKDGSIDFENVSFKYSEKAEKMALSNINLHIKSGETIGIIGGTGSAKSSLIQLIPRLYDATEGVVKVGGVDVRNYDIETLRNQVAVVLQKNILFSGTIKENLRWGNKDATDEELIEACKLACADEFISQFPKGYDTYIEQGGANLSGGQKQRLCIARALLKKPKILILDDSTSAVDTKTDAKIRKAFREYIPDTTKIIIAQRTASVEDADRIIVMDKGTINGIGTHKQLLAENAIYQEIYYSQNKAGDQDEN; encoded by the coding sequence ATGGAGGTAGTTATTGAATGTATTATACCATTTATTACAGCAGCATTGGTCAACGAAATTAAGGCTGGATGTGGATTAAACACCATTATCAAGTATGGGGTTCTCTTGATCCTAATGGCATTTTTTTCATTGCTTTTTGGTGGAATTGCAGGTTCAACCAGCGCTACTGCGGCCAGTGGATTTGCAAAGAATTTAAGAAAGGATATGTTCTATAGCATTCAGAATTATTCCTTTGAAAACATCGATAAATTTTTGACTTCCTCATTGATTACCCGTATGACAACCGATGTTACCAATGTGCAGAATGCTTATATGATGTTGATCAGAGTGGCAGTACGGGCACCTTTGATGTTGATCTTTGCATTTGTGATGGCATTTGTAATGGGAGGACGCATGGCATGGATTCTCCTTGTGGTTGTTCCTATTCTTGCAATTGGATTAGGTATTGTAATCTATAAGACATTTCCATTGTTCAGGAAAGTTTTCACCAAATACGATGCCTTAAACAAGTCCATCCAGGAAAACATTAAAGGAATGCGCGTAGTAAAATCTTTTGTCCGTGAAGATTATGAACAGCAAAAGTTTGAAGCGGCTGCTGAAGATGTATGTGCTGACTTTACAAAAGCTGAACGTATATTGGCCCTGAACGGACCTTTAATGCAGTTTTGCATCTATTTGGTTATGATTTTTGTCTTGTCTTTTGGGTCCTATACCATTATTACAAGCAGGGGCTTGGATTTTGATATCGGGCAGTTTTCTGCGCTGCTAACATACAATTTTATGATTCTAAGCAGCTTAATGATGCTTTCTATGGTATTTGTAATGATTACTTTGGCTGGGGAATCTGCTAAGCGTATTGTTGAAGTATTAAATGAAAAAAGTACATTATCAAATCCTGAGAACCCAGTATATACAGTTAAAGATGGATCAATTGATTTTGAGAATGTGAGCTTTAAGTATTCCGAAAAAGCAGAGAAAATGGCCTTATCCAATATCAATTTACACATAAAATCCGGTGAAACCATTGGTATTATTGGCGGAACAGGATCTGCAAAATCATCTCTTATTCAGCTCATTCCACGTCTGTATGATGCAACGGAAGGCGTTGTAAAAGTAGGGGGCGTAGATGTAAGAAATTACGATATAGAAACCTTGAGAAATCAGGTTGCTGTTGTGCTGCAGAAGAATATTCTCTTCTCAGGAACCATCAAGGAAAATCTTCGCTGGGGAAATAAAGACGCAACAGATGAAGAACTGATTGAGGCTTGCAAGCTGGCTTGTGCCGATGAATTTATTAGTCAATTCCCTAAGGGATATGATACCTATATTGAACAAGGGGGAGCTAACTTATCAGGTGGTCAGAAGCAAAGACTTTGCATCGCCAGAGCACTGCTTAAAAAGCCAAAAATATTAATTCTTGACGATTCTACCAGTGCAGTGGATACCAAGACAGATGCTAAGATTCGCAAGGCATTCCGGGAATATATTCCAGATACAACCAAGATCATCATCGCCCAGAGAACAGCTTCTGTTGAGGATGCGGATAGAATCATAGTTATGGACAAAGGTACTATTAATGGTATTGGAACCCATAAGCAATTATTAGCTGAAAATGCGATCTACCAGGAAATATACTATTCTCAAAATAAGGCGGGTGATCAGGATGAAAACTAA
- a CDS encoding MetQ/NlpA family ABC transporter substrate-binding protein — MKGKIFRNFKVFHFIFILVLTTYFFAGCGSSQNSDAFPNSVSETSVNSETDPSPSEEIVTIKGIADLVPHSELIEFVKPKLKEQGINVELVATDADNTTNEKLAKGEIDFNFFQHEPYLKEWNEANGYNLVNAGNIHVEPITAYSDKYTKKEDIPDHAVVAIPNDGTNEYRALRILEQNGFIKLNEETVKSLSASVLDIKEYLRPIEIVEIDSAQIIPTKDDYDFFITNTNKVLEAKITSTRLFSEGSDSPYANIIAVREEDLNNPAIAALVKALQDEDTRQYILDTYNGAVIPAKLDQ, encoded by the coding sequence ATGAAAGGAAAAATTTTTAGGAATTTCAAAGTGTTTCATTTTATCTTTATATTGGTGTTAACCACTTACTTTTTTGCTGGATGTGGGAGTAGTCAGAATTCAGATGCGTTTCCTAATTCTGTAAGTGAGACTTCTGTAAACAGCGAGACAGATCCATCCCCTTCAGAGGAAATTGTGACCATTAAAGGGATTGCTGATTTAGTGCCTCATTCTGAATTGATTGAGTTTGTAAAGCCTAAACTAAAAGAACAGGGCATTAATGTGGAGTTGGTTGCAACGGATGCGGACAATACAACTAATGAAAAACTTGCAAAAGGAGAAATTGATTTTAACTTTTTCCAGCATGAACCTTATCTTAAAGAATGGAACGAGGCCAATGGCTATAACCTTGTTAATGCAGGGAACATTCATGTAGAGCCTATCACAGCATATTCTGATAAATATACCAAAAAAGAGGATATTCCGGATCATGCAGTTGTAGCTATTCCCAATGATGGAACCAATGAATACCGTGCTTTGCGTATTCTTGAGCAAAATGGGTTCATTAAGCTTAATGAAGAAACTGTAAAATCTCTTAGTGCTTCCGTTTTAGATATTAAAGAATATCTGCGTCCTATAGAAATTGTTGAAATTGATTCAGCCCAAATTATTCCAACCAAAGACGACTATGACTTTTTTATTACCAATACCAATAAGGTATTAGAAGCAAAAATCACTTCTACAAGACTTTTCAGTGAAGGCAGTGACAGTCCTTACGCCAATATCATAGCAGTGCGAGAGGAAGATCTGAATAATCCTGCAATTGCTGCTTTAGTAAAAGCATTACAGGATGAAGATACCAGACAATATATTTTAGACACCTATAATGGAGCAGTCATTCCGGCAAAACTGGATCAGTGA
- a CDS encoding SLC13 family permease, with amino-acid sequence MMKAIIDYVKKEVVLCISFVLAFVSMVFVPLDVQYISYIDFHTLTILFCLMLVMAGLRNLGIFSMIGSWMLEKTNNVRSLSIVLVLLCFVFSMLITNDVALITFVPFAIDVLTMASLENYLIPTIVLQTIASNLGSMLTPIGNPQNLYLYSLSGMSMGKFIALMLPYTLVSLIGVLVACVILIDNKAVAVKVQSPRKLTEKGKSKAIVYLLLFFFALASVAHIISVYIVGIVTLIVVFLMDRKMLGKPDYALLLTFVFLFVFIGNMKRIPEIHSWLNSMIHGHELLISVFASQVISNVPAAILLSGFTDNISALIVGTNLGGLGTIIASMASLISFKYYGATEGKRNLAYLGLFTLLNIIFLAVLLLLHYII; translated from the coding sequence ATGATGAAAGCAATCATAGATTATGTAAAAAAAGAAGTCGTGCTGTGCATATCTTTTGTGTTGGCTTTTGTGTCCATGGTATTCGTACCTTTGGATGTTCAATATATCAGCTACATAGATTTTCATACATTAACCATCTTGTTTTGCTTGATGCTTGTTATGGCTGGGCTACGAAACTTGGGCATATTTTCGATGATCGGAAGCTGGATGCTGGAAAAGACGAACAATGTACGAAGCTTATCCATTGTACTGGTATTGCTGTGTTTTGTATTTAGCATGCTGATTACCAATGATGTTGCACTGATCACATTTGTGCCTTTTGCCATTGATGTACTTACCATGGCTAGTTTGGAGAATTACCTGATTCCGACGATTGTGCTTCAGACCATTGCCAGTAATTTAGGCAGCATGCTTACACCAATAGGCAATCCACAGAATCTATATCTGTATTCCCTAAGTGGAATGAGCATGGGCAAATTTATTGCTTTAATGCTGCCTTACACATTGGTTTCACTTATTGGTGTGTTGGTTGCTTGTGTTATACTGATCGATAATAAAGCAGTCGCTGTAAAGGTGCAATCTCCTCGCAAGCTTACAGAAAAGGGAAAAAGCAAAGCAATTGTTTATCTTTTGCTGTTCTTCTTTGCCTTAGCAAGCGTAGCCCATATCATATCCGTGTACATAGTGGGAATTGTAACTTTGATCGTGGTTTTTCTGATGGATCGCAAGATGCTTGGTAAACCGGATTATGCTCTGCTGCTTACTTTCGTTTTCTTATTTGTTTTTATCGGTAATATGAAGCGTATTCCGGAGATCCACTCCTGGCTGAATAGTATGATTCATGGACACGAATTGCTTATATCCGTATTTGCCAGTCAGGTGATCAGCAATGTTCCTGCAGCGATTCTTCTTTCTGGTTTCACGGATAATATTTCAGCACTGATTGTCGGAACTAACTTAGGTGGTCTTGGAACAATCATTGCTTCTATGGCAAGTCTGATTTCATTCAAATATTATGGTGCAACAGAAGGCAAAAGAAATTTAGCCTATCTCGGGCTATTTACATTGCTTAATATCATCTTTTTGGCAGTGCTTTTGCTTTTGCATTATATCATCTAG
- a CDS encoding pyridoxamine 5'-phosphate oxidase family protein, producing MFREMRRIKQLLSKEETEAVMNRCTNGVLACIGDEGYPYAVPLSYVYHNGKIYFHSAKAGHKLDAIMKDPKVSFAVIDEDTIVSKEFTSYFRSAIAFGKARIVEGDERQEAFRALVEKYSGDQPEEAKQNEIDRCTQAYIIAIDVEHITGKESIEYVRAKNK from the coding sequence ATGTTCAGAGAAATGAGGAGGATTAAACAGTTATTATCCAAAGAAGAGACTGAGGCTGTAATGAACAGATGCACCAATGGTGTTTTGGCGTGTATTGGTGATGAAGGTTATCCTTATGCTGTTCCTCTTAGTTATGTATATCATAACGGTAAAATATATTTCCATTCAGCCAAAGCAGGACATAAGTTAGATGCGATTATGAAAGATCCAAAGGTTTCTTTTGCAGTTATAGATGAAGATACGATCGTCAGCAAGGAATTTACTTCATATTTTCGCAGTGCAATTGCCTTTGGAAAAGCGAGAATTGTAGAAGGTGATGAACGCCAGGAAGCTTTCAGGGCTTTAGTTGAAAAATATTCGGGAGATCAGCCTGAAGAAGCTAAGCAAAATGAAATAGACAGATGCACTCAGGCATACATAATTGCAATTGATGTTGAGCATATTACTGGAAAAGAATCTATTGAATATGTCAGGGCAAAAAACAAGTAG